The sequence below is a genomic window from Thioclava nitratireducens.
GCTTGTCGCCCAGTTCGCGCTCGAAACCTGCAACTTCGCCGTTGTCGTCGATGTAGTTGTAGGGAGGGTAGGCGCCCTCGGTGCCCATGCGGACCGTTTCAGCCGCGGCAATGCCGGCCGACAGGCCGAGAATGGCGGCGGTCAGGATCAGTTTTTTCATCTTGGGTTCCCCGTTGTTTGTTCTTGGGTTGGTTCACGCCGGCGCGGTGGCCGACAGGAATTGTTGCAGGCGCGTCGATTTCGGCGCGCTGAACAGAGCCTCTGGCGGGCCCTCTTCCTCGATCTTGCCCTGGTGCAGGAAGACGACGTGGTCCGAGACGTCACGCGCCAGCCGCATGTCGTGGGTGACGAGGATCATGGTGCGGTGTTCGGCGGCGAGGTCCTTGATGACCTTCACCACCTCCTGCTGCAATTCGGGATCGAGCGCCGAGGTGGGCTCGTCGAAAAGAAGCGCCTTGGGCTCCATGCACAGCGCCCGAGCGATCGCCGCCCGCTGCTGCTGACCGCCCGAGAGCTGCGCGGGCCAGGCGTCGCATTTGTCGCCGATGCCGACCTTCGCCAGCAATTCGCGCGCCAGCTTCTCGACCTTTGCCTTGTCGCGGCCCAGCACCGTCACCGGCGCTTCCATCACGTTCTGCAGGATCGTCATGTGGGCCCAGAGGTTGAACTGCTGGAACACCATCGACAGGTTCGTGCGGAAGCGGGTGACCTGCGCGCGGTCGGCGGGACGACGATTGAGTCCCTCGCCACGCCAGGCGACGTGCTCGCCCTCGAAGATCACGTCGCCCTTCTGGCTGTCTTCGAGCAGGTTGCAGCACCGCAAGAGGGTCGACTTGCCCGAGCCCGAAGAGCCGATCAGCGACACCACATGGCCGCGTGGGGCGGTGATCGAGACGCCCTTGAGCACCTCGAGCGAGCCGTAGCTCTTGTGAAGGTCACGGATTTCGATGACGGGCGCGTCTTGGGGCGCAGGCTCGTTTCGGGTCACGCAGGCAGCTTCTCTTTGTCCATCCGCGCAATCTGGCGCGATTTGGCCGATGATTGCAACTGCGTCTGCCCGGTTGACGATGGGGAAGGGGCCGAAATCACGAGCATCTGAGGAAAAAATATGCGTGAACCGGTCGCGCCTCCACGCCGGCCTGTCCCTCTAACTCAGCTTCGGCGGGCCTCGACGCGCTGCCGCGCCACCGCCGAATCGACATCGTTGACGCCCAGAAGCTTCGCCGCGAGACGGATCAGCGCATCCTCATGGGCGTCGCGCACCCCGTCGGCCAGCGCCACGTCCCACAGCGCCTCGATCACGCCGGTGCGGTCCTCGTAGGCGACCTTGTCCTTCAGCGCGCGGGTGAAGCGGACGGTATCGGGCGCACCCGCCTCGACCTCTTCGGCGCGCTTGCGCATCTCGGTCGCCTCGAAGCTCGAAAGCCCGTTGCGCTGCGCGAGAACCCGGTCGATCCGGATCTTCTCGTCTTCGGTATAGTTTTCATCCGACCGCGCGAGCCGCACCAGAAGTGCGCCTAGCGCCAATTCGCGATCTTCCCCCTCCATCGGATCGGGGGCGGGATCGTTGAGCATATCGAAAAGGCGTCCAAACATAAGCGTAGAGATAAGCGATGCGCGGCGCAGGGCAAGTCACGGATGCGAAAGCCCTGCGCACATCTCTCGCCTTCAGCCGACTTTCACGACCATCTTGCCGAAATTGCGGCCCTCCAGCAGATCGTAAAGCGCCTGCGGCGCGGCCTCTAGGCCCTCCACCACCTGCTCCTTGTACTGAACTTTGCCCTCTTTCAGCCAGCCGGTCATCGCCTCCGAGAATTCCTGATAAAGCTCGATCGGGAAGCTGTCGAAGATGATGAAACCCTGCACCTTCACCTTCATGCGCAGGATCGTCGACAGGATCTGCGGCCCGTGATCGGGTCCCTCGGGCAGGCCTTGCAGGTTATACCACGCGACCATGCCGCAGACCGGCATCCGCGCGAAGGGGTTGAGAAGCGGCAGCACGCCGTAAAGCACCTTGCCGCCGACATTCTCGAAATAGACGTCGATGCCGTTTGGGCAGGCCGCGGCCAGTTGTTCGGCGAAATCCTCGGCGCGGTGATCGATGCAGGCGTCAAACCCCAGCGTCTCGATGACATGGGCGCATTTCTCGGCTCCGCCCGCGACGCCGACGACGCGGCAGCCCTTGATCTTGGCGATCTGGCCGACCGTTGCGCCCACGGGCCCGGAGGCGGCGGCAACCACAACAGTCTCGCCGGGTTTCGGCTCGCCGATCTTCAGCAGGCCCGCATAGGCCGTGTAGCCCGGCATCCCGAGAATCCCCAAGGCCCAGCTCGGGTTCTCCGGCTCCGGCCCGAGATTGAGTACCTGCGTGCCATCCGAGACGAAGAAATCCTGCCAGCCTGAGGGCGAGAGCACGTAATCGCCCTTCGAGAAGCCCGCGACATCGCTCTCCATGACCTCGGCCACGACCTGACCGGTCATCACGCCGCCGATCTCGACCGGGGTGGCGTAGGATTTCGCATCCGACATCCGCCCGCGCATATAGGGGTCGAGCGACAGATAGACGGTGCGCAGCAGCATCTCGCCCTTGCCGGGCCGCGGCACGGCTTCGGTTTCCAGTTTCAGCGTGTTCTCGTTCGGCGCGCCTTTCGGGCGCTCGGCGAGGATGATCTTGCGGTTGGTGTCTTGGGTCTGAGCCATGAAAGCCTCCTGTTTGAGAGGCCAGCTAGCACGCGGTTCGCACGGGGAAAGGGGGCGCTGCCCCCTCGGGCTTCGCCCTCACCCCCGGGATATTTCGACAAGCCCGAATGCCAGAGGTTTCCGGGGCGTCCTCGGGCTTGCGGAAATATCCCTGGGATGAATTTCCGAAGGAGAGAAGGGGCAGCGCCCCTTAGCTGCGCGCGGCTTTCTCGGCGATGCCGGAGGTGCCCTCGCGGCGCTCCAGTTCCGCCAGCACATCGGCCAGCTTCACGTCGCGTGCCGCCAGCATCACCAAGAGGTGATAAAGCACATCCGCCGCCTCGTAGGTCAGGTTTTCGTGGTCGCCCTTCGCTGCGGCGATGATAGCCTCCACCGCTTCCTCACCGAATTTCTCGGCGCATTTCTCCGGGCCCTTGGCCAGCAGCTTCGCGGTCCAGGAGGTGTCGGGATCGGCGCCCTTGCGGCTCTCGATGGTCGCGGCGAGTTGGTCCAGAATGCTCATTGCAGCCTCATCGGAATGCCCGCGGCGGCCATATATTCCTTGGCTTCGCGGATCGTGAATTCTCCGAAGTGGAAGATCGAGGCGGCGAGTACCGCCGAGGCGCCGCCTTTCGTTACGCCTTCAACCAGGTGATCGAGATTGCCGACACCGCCGGAAGCGATCACCGGCACGTCCACCGCGTCCGAAATCGCCTTCGTCAGCTCCAGATTGAAGCCTGCGCGGGTACCGTCGCGATCCATCGAGGTCAGCAGGATTTCCCCCGCGCCCTTCGCGGTCACGGTGCGGGCGAATTCCACCGCATCGATGCCGGTCGGCTTGCGGCCGCCATGGGTGAAGATTTCCCAGCGGCCCGGCTCCACGGTCTTTGCGTCGATCGCGCAGACGATGCACTGACTGCCAAAGCGGTCGGCGGCCTCGGTGATGACGTTCGGATCGGCCACGGCGGCGGAGTTGAACGAGACCTTGTCGGCGCCTGCCAGCAGGAGTGCGCGCACGTCTTCATGGGTGCGCACGCCGCCGCCCACGGTGAGCGGCATGAAACATTGCTCGGCGGTGCGGGTCACCAGATCGAACATGGTGCCGCGGTTTTCATGGGTCGCGTGGATGTCGAGGAAACACAGCTCGTCTGCGCCTGCCGCGTCATAGGCCTTCGCGGCCTCGACCGGGTCGCCCGCGTCGATCAGGTTCACGAAATTGACGCCTTTC
It includes:
- the hisF gene encoding imidazole glycerol phosphate synthase subunit HisF codes for the protein MLKTRIIPCLDVADGRVVKGVNFVNLIDAGDPVEAAKAYDAAGADELCFLDIHATHENRGTMFDLVTRTAEQCFMPLTVGGGVRTHEDVRALLLAGADKVSFNSAAVADPNVITEAADRFGSQCIVCAIDAKTVEPGRWEIFTHGGRKPTGIDAVEFARTVTAKGAGEILLTSMDRDGTRAGFNLELTKAISDAVDVPVIASGGVGNLDHLVEGVTKGGASAVLAASIFHFGEFTIREAKEYMAAAGIPMRLQ
- a CDS encoding TerB family tellurite resistance protein, whose amino-acid sequence is MFGRLFDMLNDPAPDPMEGEDRELALGALLVRLARSDENYTEDEKIRIDRVLAQRNGLSSFEATEMRKRAEEVEAGAPDTVRFTRALKDKVAYEDRTGVIEALWDVALADGVRDAHEDALIRLAAKLLGVNDVDSAVARQRVEARRS
- a CDS encoding ABC transporter ATP-binding protein, encoding MTRNEPAPQDAPVIEIRDLHKSYGSLEVLKGVSITAPRGHVVSLIGSSGSGKSTLLRCCNLLEDSQKGDVIFEGEHVAWRGEGLNRRPADRAQVTRFRTNLSMVFQQFNLWAHMTILQNVMEAPVTVLGRDKAKVEKLARELLAKVGIGDKCDAWPAQLSGGQQQRAAIARALCMEPKALLFDEPTSALDPELQQEVVKVIKDLAAEHRTMILVTHDMRLARDVSDHVVFLHQGKIEEEGPPEALFSAPKSTRLQQFLSATAPA
- a CDS encoding NADP-dependent oxidoreductase: MAQTQDTNRKIILAERPKGAPNENTLKLETEAVPRPGKGEMLLRTVYLSLDPYMRGRMSDAKSYATPVEIGGVMTGQVVAEVMESDVAGFSKGDYVLSPSGWQDFFVSDGTQVLNLGPEPENPSWALGILGMPGYTAYAGLLKIGEPKPGETVVVAAASGPVGATVGQIAKIKGCRVVGVAGGAEKCAHVIETLGFDACIDHRAEDFAEQLAAACPNGIDVYFENVGGKVLYGVLPLLNPFARMPVCGMVAWYNLQGLPEGPDHGPQILSTILRMKVKVQGFIIFDSFPIELYQEFSEAMTGWLKEGKVQYKEQVVEGLEAAPQALYDLLEGRNFGKMVVKVG
- a CDS encoding phosphoribosyl-ATP diphosphatase; its protein translation is MSILDQLAATIESRKGADPDTSWTAKLLAKGPEKCAEKFGEEAVEAIIAAAKGDHENLTYEAADVLYHLLVMLAARDVKLADVLAELERREGTSGIAEKAARS